The following coding sequences lie in one Arachis stenosperma cultivar V10309 chromosome 5, arast.V10309.gnm1.PFL2, whole genome shotgun sequence genomic window:
- the LOC130982412 gene encoding uncharacterized protein LOC130982412 isoform X2, giving the protein MGKLHLVLLFTLLLLFCGASAAPFTTSPAKIVNGFLSNAVPAFTKWVWSLKATTKTGVSGKKSMMKFESGYTVETVFDGSKLGIEPYAVEVLPNGELLILDSANSNVYRISSSLSLYSRPKLVAGSAEGYSGHVDGKLREARMNHPKGITFDDRGNIYIADTMNMAIRKISDSGVTTIAGGGKWSRGGGHVDGPSEEAKFSNDFDVVYVGSSCSLLVIDRGNQAIREIQLHFDDCAYQYGSGFPLGIAMLVGAGFFGYMLALLQRRLSTIVASQDDQAMSGISPTPYQKPLKYVRPPLIPSEDEPEKQEEGFFGSTGKLLSNAGASVVELLGGLFPGLRKKPQMYEFQSQQQLFQQPQKQVNAWPVQESFVIPKEDEPPSIDTRAPTPRKTYPFMLVDAEKMQQLRQSRVFYSGWDGDLQQQPKNHHHRHQSHSSIPRTYYEQSHEETNEILFGAVQEHSVKQESVVIKPVNYGDSVYDHHNIRPRISPMGYIHKY; this is encoded by the exons ATGGGTAAGCTCCATTTGGTGCTGTTGTTCACTTTGTTGCTTCTTTTTTGTGGTGCCTCAGCTGCACCATTCACTACTTCACCTGCAA AGATTGTAAATGGGTTTCTCTCAAATGCCGTGCCAGCTTTCACCAAATGGGTCTGGTCTCTCAAAGCAACAACCAAAACAG GGGTTTCTGGGAAGAAGTCTATGATGAAGTTTGAGAGTGGCTACACTGTGGAAACTGTGTTTGATGGAAGCAAGCTTGGGATTGAGCCTTATGCGGTTGAGGTGTTGCCTAATGGGGAACTTCTGATCCTTGATTCGGCTAATAGTAACGTTTATAGGATTTCATCCTCGCTTTCTTTGT ATAGTAGACCGAAGCTGGTGGCAGGATCTGCTGAGGGATATTCTGGACATGTTGACGGGAAGCTTAGGGAGGCAAGGATGAACCACCCGAAGGGGATAACATTTGATGACCGTGGAAATATCTACATTGCAGATACTATGAATATGGCAATTAGGAAAATTAGTGACTCAG GCGTTACAACGATTGCCGGTGGAGGAAAATGGAGTCGTGGTGGGGGCCATGTTGATGGACCAAGTGAGGAAGCTAAATTTTCTAATGACTTTGATGTGGTTTATGTTGGAAGTAGTTGCTCCCTACTTGTCATAGACAGAGGAAACCAAGCCATCAGGGAGATCCAACTGCACTTTGATGACTGTGCTTATCAATATGGAAGTGGATTTCCTCTCG GAATTGCAATGCTTGTTGGGGCTGGCTTCTTTGGTTATATGCTGGCGCTGTTGCAGCGCAGACTTAGCACAATTGTAGCATCTCAGGAT GATCAAGCAATGTCGGGTATCTCACCAACTCCATATCAGAAGCCATTGAAATATGTGAGGCCTCCATTAATTCCATCAGAAGATGAGCCTGAAAAGCAAGAAGAAGGTTTCTTTGGATCCACTGGGAAGCTTCTTTCCAACGCCGGAGCATCTGTGGTGGAACTATTGGGAGGGTTATTCCCCGGTTTGAGGAAAAAGCCACAGATGTATGAATTTCAAAGCCAACAACAGCTGTTCCAGCAACCTCAAAAGCAAGTAAATGCTTGGCCAGTTCAAGAAAGCTTTGTGATTCCCAAAGAAGACGAGCCCCCTTCTATCGATACACGAGCTCCGACCCCTCGAAAAACATATCCTTTCATGTTGGTGGATGCAGAGAAAATGCAACAACTACGGCAAAGTAGAGTGTTCTACAGCGGATGGGATGGTGATCTTCAACAGCAACCAAAAAACCATCATCATCGCCACCAGTCTCATTCATCGATCCCTCGCACCTATTACGAGCAAAGCCACGAGGAAACCAACGAGATACTATTCGGCGCAGTGCAGGAGCATAGTGTGAAGCAGGAATCTGTGGTCATCAAGCCTGTGAACTATGGTGACTCGGTCTATGATCATCACAACATTAGGCCTAGAATAAGTCCCATGGGATATATCCACAAGTATTGA
- the LOC130982412 gene encoding uncharacterized protein LOC130982412 isoform X1, producing MGKLHLVLLFTLLLLFCGASAAPFTTSPAKIVNGFLSNAVPAFTKWVWSLKATTKTGVSGKKSMMKFESGYTVETVFDGSKLGIEPYAVEVLPNGELLILDSANSNVYRISSSLSLYSRPKLVAGSAEGYSGHVDGKLREARMNHPKGITFDDRGNIYIADTMNMAIRKISDSGVTTIAGGGKWSRGGGHVDGPSEEAKFSNDFDVVYVGSSCSLLVIDRGNQAIREIQLHFDDCAYQYGSGFPLGIAMLVGAGFFGYMLALLQRRLSTIVASQDDQDQAMSGISPTPYQKPLKYVRPPLIPSEDEPEKQEEGFFGSTGKLLSNAGASVVELLGGLFPGLRKKPQMYEFQSQQQLFQQPQKQVNAWPVQESFVIPKEDEPPSIDTRAPTPRKTYPFMLVDAEKMQQLRQSRVFYSGWDGDLQQQPKNHHHRHQSHSSIPRTYYEQSHEETNEILFGAVQEHSVKQESVVIKPVNYGDSVYDHHNIRPRISPMGYIHKY from the exons ATGGGTAAGCTCCATTTGGTGCTGTTGTTCACTTTGTTGCTTCTTTTTTGTGGTGCCTCAGCTGCACCATTCACTACTTCACCTGCAA AGATTGTAAATGGGTTTCTCTCAAATGCCGTGCCAGCTTTCACCAAATGGGTCTGGTCTCTCAAAGCAACAACCAAAACAG GGGTTTCTGGGAAGAAGTCTATGATGAAGTTTGAGAGTGGCTACACTGTGGAAACTGTGTTTGATGGAAGCAAGCTTGGGATTGAGCCTTATGCGGTTGAGGTGTTGCCTAATGGGGAACTTCTGATCCTTGATTCGGCTAATAGTAACGTTTATAGGATTTCATCCTCGCTTTCTTTGT ATAGTAGACCGAAGCTGGTGGCAGGATCTGCTGAGGGATATTCTGGACATGTTGACGGGAAGCTTAGGGAGGCAAGGATGAACCACCCGAAGGGGATAACATTTGATGACCGTGGAAATATCTACATTGCAGATACTATGAATATGGCAATTAGGAAAATTAGTGACTCAG GCGTTACAACGATTGCCGGTGGAGGAAAATGGAGTCGTGGTGGGGGCCATGTTGATGGACCAAGTGAGGAAGCTAAATTTTCTAATGACTTTGATGTGGTTTATGTTGGAAGTAGTTGCTCCCTACTTGTCATAGACAGAGGAAACCAAGCCATCAGGGAGATCCAACTGCACTTTGATGACTGTGCTTATCAATATGGAAGTGGATTTCCTCTCG GAATTGCAATGCTTGTTGGGGCTGGCTTCTTTGGTTATATGCTGGCGCTGTTGCAGCGCAGACTTAGCACAATTGTAGCATCTCAGGAT GATCAGGATCAAGCAATGTCGGGTATCTCACCAACTCCATATCAGAAGCCATTGAAATATGTGAGGCCTCCATTAATTCCATCAGAAGATGAGCCTGAAAAGCAAGAAGAAGGTTTCTTTGGATCCACTGGGAAGCTTCTTTCCAACGCCGGAGCATCTGTGGTGGAACTATTGGGAGGGTTATTCCCCGGTTTGAGGAAAAAGCCACAGATGTATGAATTTCAAAGCCAACAACAGCTGTTCCAGCAACCTCAAAAGCAAGTAAATGCTTGGCCAGTTCAAGAAAGCTTTGTGATTCCCAAAGAAGACGAGCCCCCTTCTATCGATACACGAGCTCCGACCCCTCGAAAAACATATCCTTTCATGTTGGTGGATGCAGAGAAAATGCAACAACTACGGCAAAGTAGAGTGTTCTACAGCGGATGGGATGGTGATCTTCAACAGCAACCAAAAAACCATCATCATCGCCACCAGTCTCATTCATCGATCCCTCGCACCTATTACGAGCAAAGCCACGAGGAAACCAACGAGATACTATTCGGCGCAGTGCAGGAGCATAGTGTGAAGCAGGAATCTGTGGTCATCAAGCCTGTGAACTATGGTGACTCGGTCTATGATCATCACAACATTAGGCCTAGAATAAGTCCCATGGGATATATCCACAAGTATTGA